The DNA sequence TGGATGAATGGTTGAATCAAGCAGTTTTAGAAGGCAAACTTGAAAAACTGTCGAAACCAGTTCGCTATATTTGGAGATCGGCAGAGCAAGGTAAGATATTTTGAGCTCAAGTCCTATTTCTAATTGGTCTAGCCTACACGTATCTTAAAAACAGTAGCAATTCAGACTTTTATCCTCTCAACATATTCCTCGCCTCCACCACACTTTCCACCGCCTGCTCCCGTGTATCCGCCATCGCCGTCAAGTGTCCCATCTTTCTTCCGGGGCGGGCTTCCTGTTTTCCGTACAAGTGCAGCTTGACTTCCGGAATGGCCAGGGCCGCTGCCCAGTCCGGTTCGCCATTCGTCCACAGATCTCCCAATAAATTTGCCATGGCCGCGGGCCGGGGCTGCTCAGTCGATCCGAGGGGCAGACCGCACACGGAGCGGACCTGCTGCTCGAACTGGCTGGTAACACAAGCATCGAAGGTGAAGTGGCCCGAGTTGTGGACGCGGGGTGCGATCTCATTTATGATGAGGTTCTCGTCGCGGTCGAGGAAGTACTCGACGCAGGCGACCCCGACGACATCGAGGGCTTCGAAGACCTTCCTGGTTAGGTTCACGGCGGTAACGTTTACCGCGCCGGACACGTCGGCCGGGGCGGTGGTGACATCGAGTATGTGGTGGCTATGCTTGTTTTCCACCGCACCGTAGTGCGCGTAGTCGCCTGTCAATCCCCTCGCAGCAACCACGGACAGTTCCAACTTGAAGTCGATAAACGCTTCGAGCACCGCTTCCTGCCCCGCCATGGACGCCCAGGCGCGGTCCACGTCGTCGGCCGAGTCAATCTTCACCTGCCCTTTTCCGTCATAGCCGAATCCGGCCGTCTTGAGCACGGCGGGCACGCCGATTTCCGCGACGGCCACAGCAAGTTCCTCTTTCGATTTAACGTGACGAAATGACGCGACTGGAAACCCGTGTTCCGCCAAAAAAGTCTTCTCCCGCAGGCGGTTCTGCGTCGTGTGGAGGACACTTCCTTTGGGGCGAACCGGTGCAATGGGCGATGCGGCGTCGACGCATACGGCCGATATGTTCTCGAATTCCAGAGTGATAACGTCCACGTCTTCGGCGAAGCGCTTCACGGCCTCCACGTCGTCGTAGGCGGCGACGACTTCGCGGTCGGCGACGTGACCGGTGGGCGAGTCGGATTCGGGTGAGAGGGTGTGGACGCGGTAACCCATACGCCGGGCGGCAATGGCGATCATGCGACCGAGCTGGCCGCTGCCGAGGATACCGATGGTCGAACCCGGAAGGATTGGGTCGTTCATGTCGCGGCGCCGTCCGTTACGGTCTGGTCGTTCATAGCGCTCGCGACGGCCAGTTCGTGTGTTCCACTCACTGCAGCTCGTCTCCCATGACCTTGTCGGTCTGATCTTCCCGGTACGTCCTCAGTTTCTCCCGCAGGTCCGGCCGCGAGGTGGCCAGGATGGCCACGGCGAGCAGGCCCGCGTTCACTGCGCCGGACTGGCCGATGGCCAGCGTGCCCACGGGGATGCCGCGGGGCATCTGGACGATGGAGAGCAGGGAGTCCATGCCCTTGAGCGCCTTGCTTTCCACGGGTACGCCGAGGACCGGCAACAGGGTCTGGGCCGCCATCATGCCGGGGAGATGGGCCGCGCCTCCGGCGCCCGCGATGATGACTTCGAGTCCTCTTCCCTCGGCCTCGGCCGCGTATTCGGCCAGCCAGAGGGGCGTGCGGTGGGCTGAGACGATCCGGCATTCATGGGGCACGTCGAACTGCTCGAGAACGTCCCTGACTTTCTGCATGGTGTCCCAGTCGGACTTGCTGCCCATGACCACGCCGACGAGGGGATTGGGAGAAGATTGCCTTTCATTCATGGATTCACCTCTTCATCGACAAAAACACTGGCGTGGAGCAACTGAGCAACCGAATGGAAGATCGCCACGTACGACATGGCATGCCGCGTTCGGCAAGTTCGCCATTTACGGCATGGTACACCGCGAACAGTGATTAACCGTCTCAAATCTCGCATGCGTCGCCGTTACATCCCGTTTTTCTTCGTCCTGCGAACTTCAGGACAGGCGTCAGAAACAGAAACAGTCCGAAAGGAATCAACAGGGGAATCTGCATGCACACTTTGCGCGTCGCAAAGATCCCGGTGAATACCCTGTCCGTTCATTTTTCGTCCACGACGATTTCACCTGCGGGTACCTCTCCGATTGGTGACCGGTCAGTCCGCAATTCTACTCGGTCCAGCCAGTCCATGCGACCCGTGCGCTGTGCCTTCTGCGCGCAATCGGGACAGTGCTCATTGAAATACAGTCGTATACTCACTGCGAAATCTGTATACTCACTGCGAAATCTCGTCCTGCCCCAGAATATGCTCCACCACCTTCGGTCCATGCAAGCGGCTATTTTCGATGAAGATGTCGCTGCTCACGTTGCCGGCGGTGATGACGCCGATGATGTAGATACCGGGCACGTTGGATTCGAAGGTGTCGGAATCGTGTACAGGGATGTTGTTTTTGGGGTGGACTTTGACGCCCGTGCCGCTCAAGAAGGGCACGTCGGGTGTGTGGCCCGTCATGCAGAAGACGAAGTCGTTCGGGATCACGCGCTCAGTGCCCGCTGCTTCCAGGACCACATCGGTCTGTCGGATTTCCTTCACCGTGGAATCCATGATGGCCGTGATCGATCCCTCGGCGATGCGGTTCTCCAGGTCGGGCAGGACCCAGTACTTGATGCCCCGGAACGCGCTCTGGCGGTAGGACATGGTGACCCGCGCGCCGGCGCGGTAGAGGGTCAGCGCCGTCTCCACGGCCGAGCTCTTGCCGCCCACGACGAGGACGTCCCGGTCGAAGTAGGGGTGGCCCTCCTTGAAGTAGTGGAAGACCTTGGGCAGTTCCTCACCGGGCACGCCGATCCGGTTGGCGCTGTCGAAGGCGCCGGTGGCCAGGATGACTTTCCGGGTCCGGTAGTGCCGGTCGCCCTCACGCTGCGACACTGATTCGATCTCGAAGTCGCCGTCCTGGCCCGAGATGCGGGTGACCTCTTCGTATGTGTTCACCTTGAGTCCTTGGGACTCGACGAATTTCAGGTAGTAGTTCAGCGCCTCTTCCCGGGTGGGCTTGAGTCCCTGGACGATCATGGGCACGTCGCCCAGCGAGATGAGTTCCGGGGTCGAGTAGAAGACCAGGCCCGTGGGGAACTGGTAGATGGTGTGGACGATGCACTGGCGTTCCACGACCACGTAGTCCAATCCGGCTTGCTTGGCGGCGTAGGCCGCGGCGAGTCCGGCCGGGCCGGCCCCTATGATGACGGCGTCGTACAAAATCCCTCCGATCCTAATCTTCCAGTTCCATGGCGACGACCTCCCACTCCAGGTAGAGGTCTTCCAGTTCCTGCCGGGCGCGCGCATAAGCGCTGCCGACCCGTTCGACCTGCTCCCGGTCGGAGAAGGTCCCCTCCTCGCCGAGGTCGCCCTCGAGGCGGGCGATCTCCGCCTCCTTCTTCCGGATGGCCTCTTCCAGCGCCTCGGCCATCATCCGCTGCTCCTTGCGTTCCTTCTTACGGGGATCGTAGGCCGCCCCGGTCGCCCCGCCAGTCGTCCCGTCAGCCGCCCCGGCCTTTCGACGCGGTTTCTTCTCCTTCGCCCGCGCAGCGGCGAGGCGCTGCTCCTCCTTGTAGGCTCGGTACTCCGAGTAGGTGCCTTCCCAGTGGCGGACGCCTTCCTGTTCGAAGATCAGCAGCGCGCCGACCATCTGGTCGAGGAAATACCGGTCGTGGGACGCCACCATGAGCGTGCCGGGGTAGTCGGCCAGGGCCTGTTCGAGGGCCTGCCTGGAGAGGATATCCAGGTGGTTGGTCGGCTCGTCGAGGACCAGGAAGTTCGGCTCCTCCAGGATCAGCTTGGCCAGCGCCAGGCGCCCCTGCTCCCCTCCGCTCAGCAGGTTCACCTGCTTGAAGACATCGTCTCCCCGGAAGAGGAACCGGCCGAGGAGGTTGCGCACGGTGCCTTCGTTCATGCCCGGCCTGACCGACCAGAGTTCGTTCAGTACGGACCGGTCGCCCGTGAGGCTGGCCCGTTCCTGGTCGTAGTAGCCGATGTCCACGCCCGTACCCAGGCGGATGCTTCCGGACGAAGGCGTCTCCTGACCCACGATCATGCGGAGCAGCGTGGTCTTGCCCGCGCCGTTGTATCCGATCAGGCCTACACGGTCGCCCAGGTGCTGGGTGAAGTGCAGCTCCGAGAACAGCGTCCGCGTACCGTAGCTTTTGGATACGTCGTCGAGCGCGAGTACGTCCCGCCCGCTGCGCTTCATCGCCCCGAAGTTCAGAGAGGCCGTCCGGTGCTTCGTCCGCGGCTTCTCGAGGCGCTCCAGGCGCGCCAGGTGGCTCCGCCTTCCCTGGGCCTGCTTGGTCTTGACGCCCTCGATGGTCCGGCGAATGAACTCTTCCCGCTCCTGGATGAAGGCCTGCTGCTGGTCGTAGGCGCGCTGCCGCGCCTTGAGGCGTTCGGCCTTGACCTCCATGGCCCGGGTGTAATTGCCCGGGAAGTTCTGCAGACCCAGGTCTTCCAGTTCGGCGATCCGGTTCACGGTCCGGTCGAGGAAGTAGCGGTCGTGGGAAACGAGCAGGATGGCCGCCGGGTGGTCGGTGATGTACTCTTCCAGCCATTCCGTCGCGGCCACGTCCAGGTGGCTTTCCGGCTCGTCCAGCAGCAGCAGGTCCGCGTCCCCCAGCAGCAGCTTGCCCAGGCGCAGGCGCGTCTTCTGCCCGCCGCTGAGCACGTTGACCGGCAGGGGCAGGTCTTCCTCCTTGAAACCCAGCCCGTGAAGCACGGTCTTTGCGCGATGCGGGTAGGTGTAACCGCCGGCCCGTTCGAACTCTTCCGTCAGCCGGCCATACAGTCCGAGGCGTCGCTCGGACTCTTCCGCGTCGCCCTTTGCCTTCTCCAGCGCCGCTTCAGCCGTGCGCAGCTGCTTTTCCAGTGCGTGAATGCGCTCGAAGCTGCTCAGCGCCTCGTCCAGGACCGAGTTGGTGGCGGTCAGGTGCGCGTCCTGGGTCAGGTAGCCGGTCCGGAGGTCCCGACGGCGGGAGATCTCCCCCTCGTCCGGCGACAGGTCGCCGGTGATGAGCTGCAGCATGGTCGTCTTGCCGGTCCCGTTGGAACCGATCAGGCCCACGTGCTGGCCGGGGTCAATGCCCCAGCTGATGCCCTGCAGGACACATTGCGCGCCGTAGTATTTCGTGACTTTGTGGAAGGATACGAGCGGCATGGGTCAGATCGTGATTGAGAAAGTTGTAGTTGCCGAAGGAATGCTCGCGGAAGTCGCGTCCGCGGAAATCGCTTTGATGGAAATCGAGATCACGGTAGTCGCTTCGATGAAAGTCGCGTCCGCGGTATGCATACGAGTATTACAAAAAAACCATGGAAGGCTGGCAGAAAGCTTCCATGGTTTCGTCGAGTGGGATGCACTCAGTCCGGCATTTTGTATGCGTAAGACCCGGTCAGGCACGGCCTGTCCAGGCAGTCCAGGCACATATGGACCGGGGAAGTCTTTGAAAGGATGCCGACAGGCCGGGGCGGCCCCTGGGAAGTGAGCGGGTTCCGCCGGGTCGGATCAGGCAGGCCCGTGATTCAGACAGCGGCTTCCTGGGCAGTGACTTCTCCGTCCGCGTACCATTCCACGAAGTTGTAGACCCCCTTGCGGATGATCCCGCGGGGATTCCCGTGTATGTCCACCCGGTCGCTGCGCACCGTGACAATCTTGGAACGGGTATCGATCTCTTCGTCCGGCACGATGACCCGGGCCACGAAGAACTTGCCGTCCTGCTCGCAGACGCCGAATTCCATGTTCTTGCTGTTCAGATCCTGAACGCAGAACTCGATGGCTTCACGCTTTTCGAATTCGCCTGTTACCTGAATGTATTCGCCCTCGGTGGGTCCCAGTAGCTGCATACGATCGCTCTCTTCCTGCCGCGTGCCATGGTTACCGATGAAATCCAGGTCGCTTATTGAGTGCGCACGCCTCGACTCAGCGACCCCGGAATGCCGCGGGACGTTTCTCGAGAAACGCCGCGATGCCTTCCGCCTTGTCCTCTGAGGAGCTCACCGCTCCGAATTCCCGGGCTTCAAGCGCCAGGGCTTCGTCCAGCCCCTGGTCCAGCCCTTCGTTGACGCAGGTCTTGATGGAAGCCAGCGCCACGCCGCCTTTTGCGGCCATGCGCCCGGCCAGTTCCCCGACCGTATCCATCAACTTCTCCGGCGCCGTAACGCGATTGACGAGTCCGAGGCGATGGGCCTCGGCGGCATCGAACATATCGCCCGTCAACATCAACTCGAGGGCCCGTCCCCGACCGATGAGTCGCGGCAACCGTTGCGTGCCGCCCCATCCCGGGACCAGGCCGAGGTTGATTTCCGGCTGGCCGAACCGGGCTTTCTCCGAGGCGTAACGCAGGTCGCACGCCATGGCCAGTTCGCATCCGCCTCCGAGCGCCACCCCGTTCACGGCGGCAATGACCGGCAATCTGAATCCTTCGATCCGCCGGAAGAGGCGATGCCAGCGATGGGTCATTTCCTCGGCGTCCGAACCCGACAGCCGCTGCAGTTCCCGGATGTCGGCCCCGGCGGCAAAAGCCCGGTCGCCGCTACCCGTGAGCACGACCACGGAAGCGTCCGGGTCGCCGTCTAACTGGTCGAGCGCTTCACCGAGTTCACGTCCGACCTGGGCGCTGAGCACGTTCAGGGGAGGATGGTCGATCGTGATCGTGACCACCCCGCCGTCCTGCTCAATGAGGATCTGCTCAAACGACATGCAAGCGCCTTGTCGACGTGCCTGAAAATAACCCATACAACCGGGACGATTCTCTTGGAACACGGCCCGGTTTTCGCAGAAAGCGCGAACAGTTTAAGATAATGTATTTACGTCACTTCGTCAATAGGAAAGTGAAAAATTGTAACACGTTTGTCACAGAATTGCGAGGGGACTTCGAAGGAGTTTTCGCGGATAGCTGCGGACCGGAATCGTGCTGAACCGAACCCTATTCCCGGTCCCGCGCGTCGACGGTCCACTGCGCCTTACGGTGGTTGCCGTTCGTTATCTCGCGCGCTATTCCCGGTTCCGCGCGTCGACGGTCCACTGTTCGCGGCAGAGGCCGTCGCCGTCGATCACGTAGACCTGGCGATGCAGCGCGGTACAGGGGCATACGTGGGTGGGGAAGACGTATATAGGGTCGCCGACTGACTGGCCGGAACTGTCCGGGCAGTCCATGATCCAGTGTTCCTCGTTGTGCAGCCCGGGTTCGGCACCGGGAAGGTTCCAGGGGATGCCGCGCTGCCCGGCCGGATCCGAGGCGATGGACTTGTTGCCCAGGTCGAGGGTCACGCGCGTCGGCGTGGGAACGCTGATGATGCGGCTGAGTAGCAGGGCCGCGGCTTCGAAGGGCAGGTCGGGGAAGCGGCTGCTGTACCCCCAGTCCCAGAACACAGAAGTACCGGGCGAGGGTTCCACGTCTTCGGCCGGGGCATAGCACGGGAAAGATATGGAACCGCCCATGACCCGCCGCGGCACGGGCAGGCCCCGGGACTCCAGCCGGGCCTGAAAAGCGCGCACCTGGTCCAGTGCGGCGCCGCAGGCCTGCCGGCGTTCCTCGAGGTCCGCCTGGTGGTTATGGCCGTCATAGCCGTGCAGGCCGCCGGGCGTGATGCCGGGCAGGCGGTCGAGCAGCGCGTAGAGTTCGAGCGCTTCCGGCCCGGCCGCGATACCGGTGCGGTGCTGGCCCACGTCGAAGTCCAGCAGCACGTCGATGGTTACGCCTGCGCCATCCGCCGCCGCCGACAGCGCCTCGGCCGCGCCCGCATCATCCACCATGCTGCGGAAGGTCGTACCGGGATGACGACCGGCGAGGTCGACCAGGCGTCCAATGTTGGGCCCGATCATCTGGTAGGCGATGAAGACGTCCTCCACGCCCATTTCCGCCAGCATCCGCGCCTCGTAGATCGTGGCGCACTTGAACCTGTCGATCCCGGCCGCGCGCTGCATCTCGATGACGGCCCGCATCTTGTGGGTCTTTATGTGGGGACGGAGGCGTTCGGGGCCGCCCGCGATCTCCAGGGTCCGGTCGATGTTCTCCTTGAGCCGCTCCCGGTAGACCAGCATGGATGGGCTGGGAATCTCATCGACGTTGATTACGTGGTATCGGGGATCCATAGTTGCTCCTACTGTAGTTTTCCGCGCGCCGCGATGTCCCACACGGACTCGACCGTACCGTCGCGCACGCCGTAGAACCGGTCGTGGAGGTTGATGGTCGTGCAGCAATGGCTCGGGACGATGTGGAACTTGTCGCCAGGCCGCAAGATACAGGACGCGCCGGGCAGCTCGATTTTGACGTGTTCTTCGGACTGGCGCAGGATGGATGCGCCTTCCACGCCGCGGACGGACTGCAGCCCCATGTCGTTTGTCATGGTCTTCAGGCCCGCGTCGGCGACGGCGAGTTCGTCGCCGGGCCGGCTGACGATCGTGGCGTAGACCGTAAGCGCGCAGTCGAATTCGGGGATGCGTTGCTGGTAGGTGCCGTCCATCAGGATGTAGGATCCCGCCTGCACTTCGTTCACTCCCGGAAACGTCCCGGTGACCTTGTACGTCCCCGTGCCGCCGCCGCTGACCAGGTCCACGGCCAGCCCCCGCTCACGGATGTAGTCGGCGGTCTGGGTGAGCATGGTCATGGACGCCCGACAGCCGGCGTACCGTTCCTCGTCGTTCGGGTTGCCGATGATGTGGCCCTCGTAACCCATCACCCCGCGGAAGACGACACCGGGATGCCGGTCGATGGCCTGTGCGAGTTGCCAGGCGGGTTCGCCGGGCGGCACGCCGCAGCGCTCCATGCCCACATCGACTTCGATGATCATGTTCACCCGGGTGCCGGCGGCCTGCGCCGCGTCGGAGATCTCCCGTACGTTTGCTTCATGGTCCGAGGCGACGATGACGTCCGAATGGCGTGCGAGGGCGACGAGGCGGTCGATCTTGACGCGTCCGACGACCTGGTTGGCCACCAGAATGTCGCGAATGCCCGCCGCGGCCATGACCTCGGCCTCGCCCAGCTTGGCGCAGGTGACGCCCCGGGCGCCGGCCTCGATCTGCCGGTGTGCCAGGACCGGCGTCTTGTGTGTCTTGGTGTGGGGCCGCAAGTAGGCGTCCTTGTCGGCGAAGAACGCCGCCATGCGGGCGATGTTGCCTTCCATCCGATCCAGGTCGATCACCAGGGCCGGGGTGTCGATGTCCTCGATCGGACTGCCGGGACGGGCCATGAGACGTACTCCAGATTTCTCGACAGATGCGAGCCGCTAAGCGTAGTGTATTGTCAAAGTATAGCCGCCCGCGCCTGCAACTTTGCGTATTGTCAAAGTATAGCCGCCCGCACCGGTCAGGTACAGCGTAAACTATCCCTGGCTGAGACCGCCAACCGCCGTTCAGCGCTCCGGAGGTTCCGAGTACCAATCCCTCGAATCCGGGACAGGCAGGGAACTGCCGTTTTCGGCGATGGACTGCTGGCTGACGAGACCGGGCAGGGTCATGTCCATGGCCTCGTGCAGGCCGATGGACGGCTTGCGCAGGCCTTCCGCGGCTTCGATGAACTCAACCAGTTCGTGGTAGTCGCTCCCGCCGTGCCCGGCGCCTTTCGCGGCCGCCGCCCCCATCCAGTCGGGCAGGAACTCCTCTTCGAGCTCGTGAAGGTCCATCCACGTGTTCTCGTCCACGCAGCGGGACTTGAGCCAGACGCGGTACGCCTGTCCCTTGCCCCGGGCCGATTCGTAACAGCCGTCGGTCCCCTGGAGCTGGTAGTTGGTCAGCGCGTGGGGCCGGTCGGAGGTAAGGTCCATGCGGATCTTGGCCAGGCCGCCGCCCGCCATCTTGCAGAGCATGACGCTCGTGTCCTGGGCGTAGGCCCTGCCCTCCGTGTCCAGGTAGTGGTGGCCGCTGCCGTGACAGGTCACGTACGCCACGCGGTCGTCGAACCACTGGAGGATGGGCCCCAGACTGTGGGTCCCGTAGGTGATGCCGTCGATGCCCGACTGCCAGTGGCGGCGCCAGACCTGTTCGGGCGGCAGTCCCCGGGCCGCCAGGCGTTGCTCGTCGTATCCCTTGAGCTCGTGAAGGTATTCTCCCTCGGCGTAGTAGGGCGTGCCGAAATGCCCCGCCTTGACGAGCGCCTTCACCAGCACGTTCTCGCGGATGTAGGTGTAGTTTTCGCCCATCATGTATACGCGTCCGGAGGACTGGGCCGCCCGGACGATCGCCCGGCACTCCTCGACCGAAACCGCCGCCGGGACCTCGCTGAATACGTGCCGTCCCCGGTCCAGCGCGGCGATGGCCTGCGGCGCATGAAGCGGCATGGGGGTGGCGATGATCACGCCGTCTAGGTCGGACCGTTCGAGCATTTCATCGTAGTCGGTGTACTGCTCCGAAGCGCCCAGCAGCTCCGCGGTGGCGGGCAGCGCGCCGGCGTCGATGTCGCACACGGCGTGGACGCGCACACGGGGGAGGGCGTCGCAGGCGGCGCGGAAGCTCATGCCCCGTCCGCATGCCCCGGCGATGCCCAGGTGGAACTGTTCCCGAGTTTTGTTCATAGTCGAACTCTTCCATGGCCGGCTGGTCAACCCGGTTCATCCACGCCGGCGGCGCGTCACAACCGTGGATTCGGCCGTCGCATCGGGGGACGTCGTCAGCTCGTTACACCATCCTGCATATCAGCTCACCAGCGTGGCGATCCGCCGCATGCACACCGCCAGGAAGATCTCCTGGGCGCCCGGCAGATCCTGGTGGGCGTCGCTGTCGATGAAGTGGTTCATGGTCATGATAATGAGATACACCGACAGGGTGTCAAGGGGACTCTGTTCGATGACGGGGTGGCTGTCGCGGATGAGCGCCGCGAGCAACCGGGCCTGTTCCATCATGGACGGCACGTCGTTGCGTTCGTAGGCCTGGGTGAACAGCGCGAAGAGGCTTTCCACGCTCCGGCGGGTGTCTTCGGGGACGGCCTTCGAATCGGTAAACCGGGTTACGGTCCGCTTGATCATGCGTTCCAGTTCGCCGTAGCGTTCGTTTTCCTCCATGGACAGCAGCTTGTAGAAGCGGTCGCCGGCGCCCAGCGTGTGGCAGATATTGTTGAGCAGCTGCAGCCGAACCGCGGGCGATGTGAAGGACCCCAGGCGGTCGAAGGTCGGCTTGATGATGCGGTAGTCCTCGCGGTGGCTCAGGGCCTCCACGAGCGTGGGGA is a window from the Gemmatimonadota bacterium genome containing:
- a CDS encoding 5-(carboxyamino)imidazole ribonucleotide synthase, which gives rise to MNDPILPGSTIGILGSGQLGRMIAIAARRMGYRVHTLSPESDSPTGHVADREVVAAYDDVEAVKRFAEDVDVITLEFENISAVCVDAASPIAPVRPKGSVLHTTQNRLREKTFLAEHGFPVASFRHVKSKEELAVAVAEIGVPAVLKTAGFGYDGKGQVKIDSADDVDRAWASMAGQEAVLEAFIDFKLELSVVAARGLTGDYAHYGAVENKHSHHILDVTTAPADVSGAVNVTAVNLTRKVFEALDVVGVACVEYFLDRDENLIINEIAPRVHNSGHFTFDACVTSQFEQQVRSVCGLPLGSTEQPRPAAMANLLGDLWTNGEPDWAAALAIPEVKLHLYGKQEARPGRKMGHLTAMADTREQAVESVVEARNMLRG
- the purE gene encoding 5-(carboxyamino)imidazole ribonucleotide mutase; this translates as MNERQSSPNPLVGVVMGSKSDWDTMQKVRDVLEQFDVPHECRIVSAHRTPLWLAEYAAEAEGRGLEVIIAGAGGAAHLPGMMAAQTLLPVLGVPVESKALKGMDSLLSIVQMPRGIPVGTLAIGQSGAVNAGLLAVAILATSRPDLREKLRTYREDQTDKVMGDELQ
- a CDS encoding YpdA family putative bacillithiol disulfide reductase, with the translated sequence MYDAVIIGAGPAGLAAAYAAKQAGLDYVVVERQCIVHTIYQFPTGLVFYSTPELISLGDVPMIVQGLKPTREEALNYYLKFVESQGLKVNTYEEVTRISGQDGDFEIESVSQREGDRHYRTRKVILATGAFDSANRIGVPGEELPKVFHYFKEGHPYFDRDVLVVGGKSSAVETALTLYRAGARVTMSYRQSAFRGIKYWVLPDLENRIAEGSITAIMDSTVKEIRQTDVVLEAAGTERVIPNDFVFCMTGHTPDVPFLSGTGVKVHPKNNIPVHDSDTFESNVPGIYIIGVITAGNVSSDIFIENSRLHGPKVVEHILGQDEISQ
- a CDS encoding ABC-F family ATP-binding cassette domain-containing protein, with the translated sequence MPLVSFHKVTKYYGAQCVLQGISWGIDPGQHVGLIGSNGTGKTTMLQLITGDLSPDEGEISRRRDLRTGYLTQDAHLTATNSVLDEALSSFERIHALEKQLRTAEAALEKAKGDAEESERRLGLYGRLTEEFERAGGYTYPHRAKTVLHGLGFKEEDLPLPVNVLSGGQKTRLRLGKLLLGDADLLLLDEPESHLDVAATEWLEEYITDHPAAILLVSHDRYFLDRTVNRIAELEDLGLQNFPGNYTRAMEVKAERLKARQRAYDQQQAFIQEREEFIRRTIEGVKTKQAQGRRSHLARLERLEKPRTKHRTASLNFGAMKRSGRDVLALDDVSKSYGTRTLFSELHFTQHLGDRVGLIGYNGAGKTTLLRMIVGQETPSSGSIRLGTGVDIGYYDQERASLTGDRSVLNELWSVRPGMNEGTVRNLLGRFLFRGDDVFKQVNLLSGGEQGRLALAKLILEEPNFLVLDEPTNHLDILSRQALEQALADYPGTLMVASHDRYFLDQMVGALLIFEQEGVRHWEGTYSEYRAYKEEQRLAAARAKEKKPRRKAGAADGTTGGATGAAYDPRKKERKEQRMMAEALEEAIRKKEAEIARLEGDLGEEGTFSDREQVERVGSAYARARQELEDLYLEWEVVAMELED
- a CDS encoding enoyl-CoA hydratase-related protein yields the protein MSFEQILIEQDGGVVTITIDHPPLNVLSAQVGRELGEALDQLDGDPDASVVVLTGSGDRAFAAGADIRELQRLSGSDAEEMTHRWHRLFRRIEGFRLPVIAAVNGVALGGGCELAMACDLRYASEKARFGQPEINLGLVPGWGGTQRLPRLIGRGRALELMLTGDMFDAAEAHRLGLVNRVTAPEKLMDTVGELAGRMAAKGGVALASIKTCVNEGLDQGLDEALALEAREFGAVSSSEDKAEGIAAFLEKRPAAFRGR
- a CDS encoding D-TA family PLP-dependent enzyme, translating into MDPRYHVINVDEIPSPSMLVYRERLKENIDRTLEIAGGPERLRPHIKTHKMRAVIEMQRAAGIDRFKCATIYEARMLAEMGVEDVFIAYQMIGPNIGRLVDLAGRHPGTTFRSMVDDAGAAEALSAAADGAGVTIDVLLDFDVGQHRTGIAAGPEALELYALLDRLPGITPGGLHGYDGHNHQADLEERRQACGAALDQVRAFQARLESRGLPVPRRVMGGSISFPCYAPAEDVEPSPGTSVFWDWGYSSRFPDLPFEAAALLLSRIISVPTPTRVTLDLGNKSIASDPAGQRGIPWNLPGAEPGLHNEEHWIMDCPDSSGQSVGDPIYVFPTHVCPCTALHRQVYVIDGDGLCREQWTVDARNRE
- a CDS encoding DSD1 family PLP-dependent enzyme, giving the protein MARPGSPIEDIDTPALVIDLDRMEGNIARMAAFFADKDAYLRPHTKTHKTPVLAHRQIEAGARGVTCAKLGEAEVMAAAGIRDILVANQVVGRVKIDRLVALARHSDVIVASDHEANVREISDAAQAAGTRVNMIIEVDVGMERCGVPPGEPAWQLAQAIDRHPGVVFRGVMGYEGHIIGNPNDEERYAGCRASMTMLTQTADYIRERGLAVDLVSGGGTGTYKVTGTFPGVNEVQAGSYILMDGTYQQRIPEFDCALTVYATIVSRPGDELAVADAGLKTMTNDMGLQSVRGVEGASILRQSEEHVKIELPGASCILRPGDKFHIVPSHCCTTINLHDRFYGVRDGTVESVWDIAARGKLQ
- a CDS encoding Gfo/Idh/MocA family oxidoreductase, with translation MNKTREQFHLGIAGACGRGMSFRAACDALPRVRVHAVCDIDAGALPATAELLGASEQYTDYDEMLERSDLDGVIIATPMPLHAPQAIAALDRGRHVFSEVPAAVSVEECRAIVRAAQSSGRVYMMGENYTYIRENVLVKALVKAGHFGTPYYAEGEYLHELKGYDEQRLAARGLPPEQVWRRHWQSGIDGITYGTHSLGPILQWFDDRVAYVTCHGSGHHYLDTEGRAYAQDTSVMLCKMAGGGLAKIRMDLTSDRPHALTNYQLQGTDGCYESARGKGQAYRVWLKSRCVDENTWMDLHELEEEFLPDWMGAAAAKGAGHGGSDYHELVEFIEAAEGLRKPSIGLHEAMDMTLPGLVSQQSIAENGSSLPVPDSRDWYSEPPER